In the Chryseobacterium sp. MYb264 genome, one interval contains:
- a CDS encoding CcoQ/FixQ family Cbb3-type cytochrome c oxidase assembly chaperone: protein MIPQNFKDILSNTENAGFYQTLALIFFLLFFVALIVYVFSRPKKYYKEEEEAPLGDDEDDFNLKN from the coding sequence ATGATTCCTCAGAACTTTAAAGATATATTATCCAATACAGAAAACGCTGGTTTTTACCAGACGCTGGCTCTGATTTTCTTTTTGCTGTTCTTCGTAGCACTTATAGTATACGTTTTTAGCAGGCCTAAAAAATATTATAAAGAAGAAGAAGAAGCGCCTTTGGGGGATGATGAAGATGATTTTAATTTAAAAAATTAA
- the ccoG gene encoding cytochrome c oxidase accessory protein CcoG: protein MSDIEEIEVRGGQGQVLDPETYRDSIGTMDQSGKRRWVFPRKPKGKFTNYRNIVSYLLLLVYFAVPFIKINGNPLILFNVIDREFFIFGQPFYPQDFFILTLGAIASLIFIIVFTIAFGRIFCGWICPQTIFMESIFRKIDYLIEGDRNRQMKLDRQEWNSEKIWKRSLKWTIFVIISLIITHFMFMYIVGYEEVLNIVSQGPFANPTNFMVMILFTAAFYFVFAWFREQVCTLVCPYGRLQGVLIDKDTINVFYDFKRGENRSKWRKGEDRKAAGKGDCIDCHQCVVVCPTGIDIRDGQQLECVNCTACIDACDEVMEKVGLPKGLIRYASENEIEQETKFKFTGRMKGFAILLLGLVVFLGYLLSSRGEMEAKFIKPAGSTFFVRDGKITNTYNYTFLNKTNDKKIVTVKVISPEHGEIIYSASSKITVERDKITKGTINISFPEDDMKLSKQNITIGVYDMKGKLVDSYQTYFEGPFKLQF from the coding sequence ATGTCAGACATAGAAGAAATAGAAGTACGCGGCGGACAGGGACAAGTTCTGGATCCTGAGACTTACAGAGATTCTATAGGCACGATGGATCAATCCGGAAAGAGAAGATGGGTTTTTCCAAGAAAACCGAAAGGTAAATTTACCAACTATAGAAACATTGTAAGTTATCTTTTATTATTAGTTTATTTTGCGGTTCCGTTTATTAAGATAAATGGCAACCCCCTGATTTTATTTAACGTCATCGATAGAGAGTTTTTCATCTTCGGACAACCTTTCTATCCTCAAGACTTTTTCATCCTTACTTTAGGAGCCATTGCCTCTTTAATATTCATTATTGTATTTACGATTGCATTCGGAAGAATTTTCTGCGGGTGGATTTGCCCTCAGACAATTTTTATGGAATCTATATTCCGTAAAATAGATTATCTTATTGAAGGAGACCGAAACAGGCAAATGAAGCTTGACCGACAGGAATGGAATTCTGAAAAAATCTGGAAAAGAAGCTTGAAATGGACGATCTTCGTGATCATCTCTTTAATTATCACCCACTTCATGTTCATGTACATCGTAGGATATGAAGAAGTTTTGAATATCGTTTCTCAAGGCCCATTTGCCAACCCTACCAACTTTATGGTAATGATTCTTTTTACTGCCGCATTTTATTTTGTATTCGCGTGGTTCAGAGAGCAGGTTTGTACATTGGTTTGCCCTTACGGAAGATTGCAGGGTGTTTTAATTGATAAAGACACCATCAATGTTTTTTACGATTTTAAAAGAGGTGAAAACAGATCTAAATGGAGAAAAGGAGAAGACAGAAAAGCAGCCGGAAAAGGAGATTGTATCGATTGTCATCAGTGTGTGGTTGTTTGCCCTACAGGAATCGACATTAGAGATGGACAACAATTAGAATGTGTAAACTGTACGGCTTGTATTGATGCTTGCGACGAAGTAATGGAGAAAGTAGGTCTTCCAAAAGGGCTGATTCGCTATGCTTCTGAAAACGAGATCGAGCAGGAAACAAAATTCAAATTTACCGGAAGAATGAAAGGTTTTGCCATTCTTCTTTTAGGACTTGTTGTATTTTTAGGGTATCTGTTATCAAGCCGTGGAGAAATGGAGGCTAAATTCATTAAACCTGCAGGAAGTACCTTCTTTGTAAGAGACGGAAAAATTACCAATACCTACAATTATACTTTCTTAAACAAAACAAACGATAAAAAAATCGTTACCGTTAAAGTTATTTCCCCGGAACATGGTGAAATTATTTACAGCGCATCAAGCAAAATTACGGTAGAAAGAGATAAAATTACGAAAGGAACCATCAATATCAGCTTCCCGGAAGATGATATGAAACTTTCAAAACAAAATATCACCATTGGGGTCTATGATATGAAAGGGAAATTGGTAGATTCTTACCAAACCTATTTCGAAGGACCATTTAAATTACAATTTTAA
- a CDS encoding sulfite exporter TauE/SafE family protein, which yields MEIALIVSAIGLGFASGFHCIGMCGPIALSMGLTKKQATNFYLQNLTYQFGRIFTYSLLGAILGIIGEGFEMAGIQQYLTIGVGILLIIMALFSFGGKDFASKIPFFSKFLFKVKSNLGRLLQKADYRSRFTTGILNGFLPCGMVYMALTASLASGGIWQGASYMALFGLGTLPFMFAVVLVGNLMNQAFRIKVLKAIPIVMIILGGLFIVRGLELGIPYISPRAEAMTISKDNQGDCHLPGDHSTHQHSNTNCH from the coding sequence ATGGAAATAGCACTTATTGTTTCGGCAATCGGATTAGGTTTTGCTTCCGGATTTCACTGTATCGGAATGTGCGGACCTATTGCGCTGTCGATGGGATTAACAAAAAAACAGGCTACCAATTTTTACCTTCAGAATCTCACATACCAATTCGGTAGAATTTTCACCTATTCACTTTTGGGCGCGATCTTAGGAATTATTGGCGAAGGTTTTGAAATGGCCGGAATTCAGCAATACCTTACCATTGGTGTCGGTATTTTGCTGATCATTATGGCTTTATTTTCATTCGGAGGAAAAGATTTTGCTTCAAAGATTCCTTTTTTCTCTAAGTTTTTATTTAAAGTTAAATCAAACTTAGGAAGATTACTTCAAAAGGCTGATTACCGTTCAAGATTCACCACCGGTATTTTAAACGGATTTTTACCTTGCGGAATGGTTTATATGGCGCTTACCGCAAGTCTTGCCAGTGGCGGAATTTGGCAGGGAGCTTCTTATATGGCTTTATTCGGATTGGGAACCCTTCCGTTCATGTTTGCGGTAGTTTTGGTGGGAAATCTAATGAATCAGGCTTTTAGAATTAAAGTTTTAAAAGCAATTCCTATAGTCATGATCATTTTGGGCGGATTATTCATCGTAAGAGGTCTTGAATTGGGAATTCCTTATATTTCGCCAAGAGCAGAAGCTATGACGATCTCAAAAGACAATCAGGGCGACTGTCATTTACCGGGAGATCACAGTACGCATCAACATTCGAATACGAATTGTCACTAA
- a CDS encoding FixH family protein: MKNFSWGHGVVIALFAFIVFILSMMFLFPNGQKNSEMVTDNYYEEELQYQDVIDAKKRADELQEKPTYSQDTNGIKISFPKDYNNSNTTVKFVLNRTDDQNLDIKKSEQLDANQSILVPAQVLKMGNYTLRLMWTKGKTDYRMDYDVIWK, from the coding sequence ATGAAGAACTTTAGTTGGGGACACGGTGTTGTAATCGCATTATTTGCGTTCATAGTTTTTATATTATCCATGATGTTTCTTTTCCCAAACGGGCAGAAAAACTCTGAAATGGTAACCGATAATTATTATGAAGAAGAACTGCAGTACCAGGATGTAATTGATGCTAAAAAAAGAGCTGACGAACTTCAGGAAAAACCTACGTACAGCCAGGATACAAACGGAATAAAAATTTCTTTTCCAAAAGATTATAATAATTCTAATACTACGGTAAAATTTGTTTTAAACAGAACCGACGACCAAAATCTGGATATTAAAAAATCTGAACAATTGGATGCGAATCAATCGATTTTAGTACCTGCACAGGTGCTGAAAATGGGAAATTATACCTTACGATTGATGTGGACTAAAGGCAAAACAGACTATAGAATGGATTATGATGTGATATGGAAATAG
- the ccoS gene encoding cbb3-type cytochrome oxidase assembly protein CcoS: MDILYLMILCSVSLAAVFLIVFIVYARKGQFEDDESPAVRILFEDEVREKDKTGNKKDDEKEIGENNKIEEKSE; encoded by the coding sequence ATGGATATTCTATATTTAATGATCTTATGCAGTGTTTCTTTGGCTGCGGTTTTCTTGATCGTGTTTATAGTGTATGCCCGAAAAGGACAGTTTGAAGATGATGAATCTCCGGCTGTCAGAATTCTTTTTGAAGATGAAGTCAGAGAAAAGGATAAGACCGGCAACAAAAAAGATGACGAGAAAGAAATAGGAGAAAATAATAAAATTGAAGAAAAAAGTGAATAG
- a CDS encoding cbb3-type cytochrome c oxidase N-terminal domain-containing protein gives MKQRTPVVVNIAIIIGLLIVFYYLFVQSYAFLGSPYFWGTVVIAGILAYIHSAIGDLIENNKFKKLSQEEKDAYLAEKKIPFLKRQYDAAFKKQSDSHEKDILIDHGFDGIMELDNQLPKWWLGLFYFGTAFCIVYICAYSFTDFAHPLSEYEKEYKEQIASIAAYEATQPPVTIETAKYSADNIAEGKELFKTNCASCHKEDGSGGIGPNLTDNYWINQPEKTLFKNVFHMDWNGSPTNPAMRAFGKNGEVSGAEIEKIAAYVYHINQEQPPVTPAQGGAAPQGTEAHWEKE, from the coding sequence ATGAAACAAAGAACACCGGTTGTTGTAAACATTGCAATAATAATTGGACTTTTAATAGTTTTTTATTATCTGTTTGTACAAAGCTACGCGTTTTTAGGCTCACCATATTTCTGGGGAACTGTAGTGATCGCTGGTATCCTGGCGTACATTCACAGTGCTATCGGAGATTTGATTGAAAATAATAAATTCAAAAAATTATCTCAAGAAGAAAAAGATGCATATTTAGCTGAAAAGAAAATCCCTTTCTTAAAGAGACAATATGATGCAGCTTTCAAAAAGCAATCAGATTCTCATGAGAAAGATATCCTTATCGACCACGGTTTTGATGGGATTATGGAATTAGATAATCAATTACCAAAATGGTGGTTAGGATTATTCTATTTTGGGACTGCTTTTTGTATTGTATATATATGCGCTTACTCTTTCACAGATTTCGCACACCCGTTGAGCGAATATGAGAAAGAATATAAAGAGCAAATTGCAAGCATTGCAGCTTATGAAGCAACTCAACCTCCTGTAACAATTGAGACTGCTAAATATTCAGCAGATAATATCGCAGAAGGTAAAGAATTATTTAAAACAAACTGTGCATCTTGTCACAAAGAAGACGGTAGTGGTGGTATCGGTCCTAACCTGACGGATAACTACTGGATCAACCAGCCAGAGAAAACGTTATTCAAAAACGTATTCCATATGGACTGGAATGGTTCTCCTACTAACCCGGCGATGAGAGCATTCGGTAAAAACGGTGAAGTTTCTGGTGCTGAAATTGAAAAAATTGCAGCGTATGTGTATCACATTAACCAAGAGCAACCTCCAGTTACGCCGGCTCAGGGTGGAGCTGCTCCTCAGGGAACAGAAGCACATTGGGAAAAGGAATAA
- the ccoN gene encoding cytochrome-c oxidase, cbb3-type subunit I, translated as METQKFSYDNSIVRAFLYATIVFGIIGFTFGLTAALMLFYPELPEFFFGTDDTTINSLASGNIQGLINTHGAFGFGRIRMLHTNTVIFAFVCNIVYVGVYYSTQRLLKTRMYSDTLSWIHFWTWQFMIVATFITFFMGINTSKEYAEHEWPIDILIAVSWIIFGVNMILTIKKRRVRHLYVAIWFYLGTWVAVAMLHIFNNLEVPLSFTGWKSYSAYAGAKDAIVQWWYGHNAVAFVLTTPVLGLMYYFLPKAADRPVFSYKLSIIHFWSLIFVYIWAGPHHLQYTALPAWAQAVGTGFSIMLIAPSWGGMLNGLLTLRGAWDKVRENPILKFFVVAVTCYGMATFEGPLLATKNINKIGHFTDWVIGHVHLGALGWNGFMAFGVIYYLVPILWRTKLYSTKLANWHFWLGTLGIIFYAVPMYISGFTQGLMWKQFNPDGTLLWKNWLDTVTAIIPYFKMRFVGGLFYISGALLMVVNVFATVRKGSFQKDVPAEAPALANIGNKRKEGEGFHLWLERMPTLLTVMSLLTISIGSMVEIIPTLSLKKSVPTISAVKPYSPLELEGRDIYIREGCNACHSQMVRPFRDEIVRFNGKNGQYSKAGEFVYDRPFLWGSKRTGPDLHREGGKNPSSWHYKHMYNPRSTSAGSIMPRYPWLIATNLDRSKMVDKMKLMKNTFDVPYTKAQIDSADTWANNQASKIVKDIFSEAADLKTAYAKRPQGELEKKEIVALISYLQRLGTDIKTTEIKTASNN; from the coding sequence ATGGAAACACAGAAGTTTAGTTATGACAACAGTATTGTTCGGGCATTTCTTTATGCGACCATCGTTTTTGGGATCATAGGGTTTACGTTCGGACTTACGGCGGCATTAATGCTTTTCTACCCTGAACTTCCGGAATTCTTTTTCGGAACAGATGACACAACCATTAACAGTTTGGCATCGGGAAATATCCAAGGGTTGATAAACACACACGGTGCATTTGGTTTTGGTAGAATCAGAATGTTGCACACCAATACCGTAATCTTTGCATTTGTATGTAACATTGTTTACGTTGGGGTATATTACTCTACACAAAGATTATTAAAAACAAGAATGTACAGTGATACCCTTTCATGGATTCATTTCTGGACATGGCAGTTCATGATCGTTGCGACATTCATCACCTTCTTTATGGGGATCAATACCTCTAAAGAATATGCTGAGCACGAATGGCCAATTGATATACTGATTGCAGTATCTTGGATCATTTTCGGGGTCAATATGATTTTAACAATCAAAAAAAGAAGAGTAAGACACTTATATGTTGCCATCTGGTTCTATTTAGGTACTTGGGTTGCTGTAGCAATGCTTCACATCTTCAACAACTTAGAAGTTCCGTTATCTTTCACTGGCTGGAAATCTTATTCAGCATACGCAGGAGCAAAAGATGCGATTGTACAGTGGTGGTACGGTCACAATGCAGTAGCATTCGTATTAACGACTCCGGTTTTAGGTTTAATGTACTATTTCTTACCTAAAGCAGCAGACAGACCTGTATTCTCATACAAGCTATCTATTATTCACTTCTGGTCATTAATTTTCGTATATATCTGGGCTGGTCCTCACCACCTTCAGTATACAGCTTTACCAGCTTGGGCACAGGCAGTGGGAACAGGTTTCTCTATCATGCTTATTGCACCATCTTGGGGAGGTATGTTAAATGGTCTTCTTACATTAAGAGGAGCTTGGGATAAGGTAAGAGAAAATCCTATTCTGAAGTTCTTCGTAGTTGCAGTTACTTGTTATGGTATGGCAACATTTGAAGGACCGCTTTTGGCAACAAAAAACATCAACAAAATTGGTCACTTTACAGACTGGGTTATCGGTCACGTACATTTAGGAGCACTTGGATGGAATGGTTTCATGGCATTCGGGGTTATCTATTACTTGGTACCAATCTTGTGGAGAACAAAATTATATTCTACGAAATTAGCTAACTGGCATTTCTGGTTAGGTACATTAGGGATCATTTTCTATGCGGTGCCAATGTATATTTCAGGATTTACTCAAGGTTTAATGTGGAAGCAATTCAATCCAGACGGAACATTACTATGGAAAAACTGGTTGGATACGGTAACTGCTATTATCCCTTACTTTAAAATGAGATTTGTAGGAGGTTTATTCTACATTTCAGGAGCTCTTCTAATGGTTGTAAACGTTTTTGCAACAGTAAGAAAAGGATCATTCCAGAAAGATGTACCTGCAGAAGCACCAGCTTTGGCAAACATCGGAAACAAAAGAAAAGAAGGAGAAGGATTCCACCTTTGGTTGGAAAGAATGCCTACTCTATTAACAGTAATGTCTTTATTAACAATCTCAATTGGTAGTATGGTGGAAATTATCCCTACGCTATCTCTTAAGAAAAGTGTACCTACAATTTCTGCTGTGAAGCCTTATTCGCCGCTAGAATTAGAAGGTAGAGATATTTATATCCGTGAAGGTTGTAACGCTTGTCACTCTCAGATGGTAAGACCGTTCAGAGATGAGATCGTAAGATTTAACGGTAAAAACGGACAGTATTCTAAAGCAGGAGAATTCGTTTACGACAGACCATTCTTATGGGGTTCTAAAAGAACAGGACCGGATTTACATAGAGAAGGAGGTAAAAACCCAAGTTCTTGGCACTACAAGCACATGTATAACCCAAGATCTACATCTGCAGGTTCTATCATGCCTCGTTACCCTTGGTTGATCGCTACTAACCTAGACAGATCTAAAATGGTAGACAAAATGAAGCTAATGAAGAATACATTTGATGTACCTTACACAAAAGCTCAGATTGATTCTGCTGATACATGGGCAAATAACCAAGCTTCGAAAATTGTAAAAGATATCTTCTCTGAAGCAGCTGACTTAAAAACAGCATATGCTAAGAGACCACAGGGAGAATTAGAGAAAAAAGAAATTGTAGCTTTGATCTCTTATCTTCAAAGATTAGGTACAGATATCAAGACAACGGAAATTAAAACAGCAAGTAATAACTAA